The Shinella zoogloeoides genome contains the following window.
GTCCGTACGGCGGATGCGCACGTCGGAGATGGTGAGGCCGAGGTTGGAGGCGTCGTTCGCCAGTTCGCCGCGCACTTCACGCATCATCGAAGCGCGCTCTTCCGAAAGGGCGGATTCGAAGCCGCGCAGGCCGTAGACCCGGCGCAGCGCCGCGTCGAGACGGGTGCGCAGGCGCGCTTCCGCCGATTCCCGGTCGCCCGAGACTGCTTCGCGGAAGCGGCGGGCATCCGTGATCTTGTAGACCACGAAGGCATCGACCTCATAGAACTTGCCGCCCGAAACCTGGACGCGGATGTCGTCGAGGTCGAAGCGCAGCGCCTGGTCCTGGATATACTGGACGCTGTCGGCATCCATGAAGCCGAAGGGCAGCTTGAAATAGAGGCCCGGCTCGGACTTGACGTCCTGAATCTGGCCGAAGCGGATGACGATCGCCTGCTGGCGCTCGTTCACGACGAACACCGACGAATAGACGATGAAGAGAAGAACGCCGGCGGCGATCAGGATGGCCGTTACGCGATTGCCCATTACTGAGTGCCTCCCGCCTGCTGGCCGGTCGTCCGGCCAAGTTCGTTGAGGGGAAGGAAGGGAACCACGCCCTGTCCGTTCTGCTGCTCGTCGATGATGACCTTCTTGGAGCTCTTCATCACGCCTTCCATGGTTTCAAGGAAGAGACGCTTGCGCGTCACGTCGGGAGCGGCCTTGTACTGCTCGTAGATGGAAAGGAAGCGTGCCGCTTCACCTTCCGCTTCCTTGACGACGCGGTCCTTGTAGGCGGCCGCCTCTTCGCGGATCTGCGCGGCCTGACCGCGGGCAAGACCCAGCTTCTGGTTGGCGTACTGGTTGGCTTCCTCGACGAAGCGGTCCTCGTCCTGCTCGGCGCGCTGCACTTCGTCGAACGCGTCGGCCACTTCGCGCGGCGGGGCCGCATCCTCGATGGCGACGGTGTTGATGGAAATGCCGGCGCCATAGGCGTCCATGGTCGCCTGGATCGTCGACTTCACGCCTTCGGCGATGGCCTGACGGTTGTCGCGGAAGATATCCTGCGCCGGACGGCGGCCGACGACTTCGCGCATGGCGCTTTCGGAGACCTGCTGCAGCGTTTCGGCCGGATATTCGAGGTTGAAGAGGTAGGCCTGCGGATCGGTGACGGAATAGAGCACCGAGAACTGCACGTTCACGATGTTCTGGTCGCCCGTCAGCATCAGGCCGGAGCTGTCGGAATTCGACGATGCCGTGCGGCGGCCGATATTCTGCTGCTGCTCGGTGATCTTGACGACTTCGACGGTCTCGAACGGCCACATGTGGAAATGCAGGCCGGGCATGGAGACTTCCTGCTTCGGCTTGCCGAAGCGCAACTCGACGCCGCGCTCGTCCGGCTGGACGGTGTAGATGGCGTTCATCAGCCAGAAGACGCCGAGAAGCAGGAGCGCGATGACCACGATGCCGCCGTTGAAACCGCCGGGCATGACGTTCTTGAGCTGGTCCTGGCCACGCCGGATGATTTCCTCAAGGTCGGGCGGGCCGCCATTGCCGCCGCCACCGCCGCGCGGGCGGTTCGGTCCCTGCCCCCACGGTCCTTGATTGTTTCCACCGCCGCCGCCGCCCCAAGGGCCGCCGCCGCCGTTCTGATTGCTCCAGGGCATCAATACCTCTTTCGTTAAATCCCCTTGAAGCGTTCCCGCCAAACGCGAAAACGCCCCATCGCTTGTTCTGAGCGTTTCGCAGATTGTTTCGCCGCGCAACGCTAGGTGAACCCGTTATAGGTATCCCACGGGCACCTTTCAACAAATCCGCGGCGCGTTGCGCGCCCGTGCGGCAAAATAGTTCGTGATCGACGCGCCTTATGCGGATGTTTTCCGACGCCAGGTGACGAAACGCATGGCGTGGCTGTCCTTTTCGCCCTGCGGAATGGGTTCTTCCACAACCTTCTCGAAGACGGCAGGGTCGATTGCGGGAAAGCGCGTGTCGCCCTCCACATCCGCCTCGACATGGGTGACATGCAGGATATCGGCCCGGTCGAAGACCTGCGCATAGATTTGTCCGCCGCCGATGACGCAGATCTCGTCCACGCCGAGCAGCCGCGCCTCGCGCCCCGCCACGGCCAGCCCCTCGTCGAGCGAGGCGACGACATCCGCGCCGGGCGCGGAGAACGCCGTGTCGCGGGTGACGACGATGTTCGGGCGTCCCGGCAACGGGCGGCCGATCGACTCCCAGGTCTTGCGGCCCATCAGCACCGGCTTGCCGAGCGTCA
Protein-coding sequences here:
- the hflC gene encoding protease modulator HflC, with translation MGNRVTAILIAAGVLLFIVYSSVFVVNERQQAIVIRFGQIQDVKSEPGLYFKLPFGFMDADSVQYIQDQALRFDLDDIRVQVSGGKFYEVDAFVVYKITDARRFREAVSGDRESAEARLRTRLDAALRRVYGLRGFESALSEERASMMREVRGELANDASNLGLTISDVRIRRTDLTQEVSQQTYDRMKAERLAEAELIRARGNEEGQRRRAIADRQVVEFVAAAQRDSEILRGEGDGERNRVFGEAFSQDEDFFEFYRSMIAYRDSMNSPDTTLVLSPRSEFFRFFEDASGRRPAAASGATNGAAATPSTAN
- the hflK gene encoding FtsH protease activity modulator HflK translates to MPWSNQNGGGGPWGGGGGGNNQGPWGQGPNRPRGGGGGNGGPPDLEEIIRRGQDQLKNVMPGGFNGGIVVIALLLLGVFWLMNAIYTVQPDERGVELRFGKPKQEVSMPGLHFHMWPFETVEVVKITEQQQNIGRRTASSNSDSSGLMLTGDQNIVNVQFSVLYSVTDPQAYLFNLEYPAETLQQVSESAMREVVGRRPAQDIFRDNRQAIAEGVKSTIQATMDAYGAGISINTVAIEDAAPPREVADAFDEVQRAEQDEDRFVEEANQYANQKLGLARGQAAQIREEAAAYKDRVVKEAEGEAARFLSIYEQYKAAPDVTRKRLFLETMEGVMKSSKKVIIDEQQNGQGVVPFLPLNELGRTTGQQAGGTQ
- a CDS encoding dihydrofolate reductase: MSQAKIVLVVAVARNGVIGRDGDLPWRLPSDLKRFKQLTLGKPVLMGRKTWESIGRPLPGRPNIVVTRDTAFSAPGADVVASLDEGLAVAGREARLLGVDEICVIGGGQIYAQVFDRADILHVTHVEADVEGDTRFPAIDPAVFEKVVEEPIPQGEKDSHAMRFVTWRRKTSA